The following are from one region of the Myxocyprinus asiaticus isolate MX2 ecotype Aquarium Trade chromosome 2, UBuf_Myxa_2, whole genome shotgun sequence genome:
- the kbtbd13a gene encoding kelch repeat and BTB domain-containing protein 13: MTRGNMMETSSCADPEIDTGKAVCQPQGFVKTTVKVRFGDSVFTVDKDVLEQHCEYFRALFQSGMKECQQDEICLKALSAHGFLVALRVIHGEKPILSGDEIVEAIECAVFLQIEILTKHLINIINSDNCLLMYHTAATFGLLKLLQSAALFIRDMHQDLKEDVKCLPEDLIEYVESLIPSTYVTVGTHSPTIKLLQDFMRTVCYLDEDEKDWKVLTHLPLNASTTMAGVTVLDNKLYIVGGVYDITNKVVDSGFCYDVSNDTWSTFSSPQQLRYNCSLVGHEDTLYIIGGEHNKTIMSSVEKYKVSTDTWSFAAHLPRPAAAVACAMTMSRLFICLWRPKDATEIFEYIVNKDEWTLTTTLVRHQSYGHCMVAHRDNLYVMRNGPSDDFLRCMMDCYNLTSGQWTAMAGQYENSKGALFTAVVRGDSVFTVNRRATVEYAIEDNKWRTKKEMSGFPRIGSMWTFLLRLPKKSSEILERKVNGQKISFDLLSNSSALCADC; the protein is encoded by the coding sequence ATGACTAGAGGTAACATGATGGAGACGAGCAGCTGTGCTGACCCAGAGATTGACACAGGGAAGGCAGTTTGCCAACCGCAGGGTTTTGTGAAAACAACAGTGAAAGTGAGATTTGGTGACAGTGTTTTCACGGTAGACAAAGATGTCCTGGAGCAACACTGTGAATACTTTCGGGCTCTTTTCCAGTCTGGGATGAAGGAATGTCAACAGGATGAAATTTGCCTCAAGGCACTGAGTGCCCATGGATTCCTGGTCGCCCTCCGTGTGATACATGGAGAGAAACCCATCCTGAGTGGAGATGAAATTGTTGAAGCCATTGAGTGTGCAGTTTTCCTTCAGATAGAGATTCTAACCAAGCATCTCATAAACATCATCAATTCAGACAATTGCCTGCTCATGTATCACACAGCAGCTACTTTTGGGTTACTGAAGCTCTTGCAGAGTGCTGCTTTGTTCATTCGAGACATGCATCAAGACCTCAAAGAAGATGTAAAGTGTTTGCCTGAGGATTTGATAGAATATGTAGAGTCTCTTATTCCTAGTACGTATGTCACTGTTGGTACTCACTCTCCAACCATCAAGCTGCTGCAGGACTTTATGAGGACGGTTTGTTACCTTGATGAAGATGAGAAAGATTGGAAGGTCCTCACCCACTTGCCTCTCAATGCCAGCACTACCATGGCAGGCGTTACGGTCTTAGACAACAAGCTCTATATAGTTGGAGGAGTCTATGACATTACCAACAAAGTTGTGGACTCTGGTTTCTGCTATGACGTATCTAATGACACTTGGAGCACATTTTCTAGCCCACAACAACTTCGCTACAACTGCTCCCTGGTCGGCCATGAGGACACCCTCTATATCATTGGTGGTGAGCATAATAAAACCATAATGTCCTCTGTAGAGAAGTACAAAGTCTCCACGGACACTTGGAGCTTTGCTGCCCATCTACCAAGACCTGCTGCTGCCGTTGCTTGTGCCATGACCATGAGCAGATTGTTCATCTGTCTCTGGAGACCCAAGGATGCTACAGAGATTTTTGAGTACATTGTAAATAAGGATGAGTGGACGTTAACCACGACACTTGTTAGGCATCAAAGTTATGGCCATTGTATGGTGGCCCACAGGGACAATTTATATGTAATGAGGAATGGGCCATCTGATGATTTTTTGAGGTGCATGATGGACTGTTACAATTTGACCTCAGGTCAGTGGACGGCCATGGCAGGGCAGTATGAAAATAGTAAGGGAGCTTTGTTCACCGCAGTAGTGCGAGGTGACTCTGTTTTCACAGTGAACCGCAGAGCAACAGTGGAATATGCCATAGAGGACAACAAATGGAGGACAAAAAAAGAGATGTCAGGGTTTCCGAGAATCGGCTCAATGTGGACTTTTCTCTTGAGACTGCCAAAAAAAAGCAGTGAGATTTTGGAAAGGAAAGTTAATGGACAAAAGATTTCATTTGACCTTCTTTCAAACTCTTCTGCACTATGTGCTGATTGTTAA
- the rasl12 gene encoding ras-like protein family member 12, whose product MSLMFGKARTCNIVTVPEHEPSECNIVVLGAMGSGKSALTVKFLTKRFISEYDPNLEDTYSSEEDVDQQPVLVKVMDTADQDGPVNCERYLSWANAFIIVYSIDNRNSFEACQQYLETVTLYTKGLQPEVPVILLGNKVDMERYRQVSKLDGAALASRFGCLFFEVSACLDFLSVQHIFYEAVREVRREMERSPLFISEDKPAISLTSAPPLTACYKELPTPATAKLVTVKSSRAQSKRRAPTLTLLKGFKIF is encoded by the exons ATGTCTCTGATGTTTGGGAAAGCAAGAACTTGTAACATCGTAACAGTTCCTGAGCATGAGCCTTCAGAGTGTAATATTGTGGTTTTGGGAGCAATGGGATCTGGAAAGTCAG CACTTACTGTGAAATTCCTCACAAAGCGGTTCATCAGTGAATATGACCCAAACCTTG aGGATACTTACTCTTCTGAAGAAGATGTGGACCAACAGCCAGTTCTAGTAAAAGTGATGGACACCGCTGATCAA GATGGACCAGTCAACTGTGAGCGCTATTTAAGCTGGGCCAATGCCTTCATCATTGTTTACAGCATTGACAATCGGAATAGTTTTGAGGCCTGCCAACAGTACTTAGAGACAGTCACCCTTTATACAAAAGGCCTGCAGCCAGAAGTCCCTGTTATTCTTCTAGGCAACAAGGTGGACATGGAGAGATATAG acaGGTGAGCAAGTTAGATGGTGCAGCTCTGGCCTCGCGGTTTGGGTGTCTGTTCTTTGAAGTTTCTGCCTGCTTGGACTTCCTGTCTGTCCAGCACATTTTTTACGAAGCTGTCCGGGAAGTGAGGCGAGAGATGGAGAGAAGTCCACTCTTCATCAGTGAAGACAAGCCTGCGATCAGCCTGACCTCTGCTCCTCCCCTCACTGCCTGCTATAAAGAGCTGCCAACCCCAGCCACCGCAAAGCTGGTTACGGTTAAGTCCTCAAGGGCTCAGAGCAAACGCAGGGCCCCCACGCTTACACTCCTCAAGGGCTTCAAGATCTTTTGA
- the si:cabz01068815.1 gene encoding solute carrier family 51 subunit beta, which translates to MLMWWIALTLTWPGTNSFMIHNKKESLCLEDSNEGEVQLQRCNQDSVHQQWIWTDSWFLVNAGTLRCLSAAHSDPVQTITCTSGDQFIWQCKAQQLISLSNSLVLSAEGGKLSLNRGEHNKWKSLDVDDICQDKLRSRRQSETDEFGFAETEGPPAPQGMSEAQMRFLQWYYRTEDPTTWKFAMLAFAFLGLLIGCMLLVMAMMASRNRKQIAKYKASIKVKEVNSEMEELQVIITDKVTEVKEEKPSSTTPMQNSHTDWEESSDNVKVTEELRPGEILVTWKDGNVSTLYPEPVQEGEGEEEEVLS; encoded by the exons ATGCTGATGTGGTGGATAGCATTAACCCTAACATGGCCAG GCACAAACAGCTTCATGATTCACAACAAAAAGGAAAGCCTGTGTCTAGAGGACTCTAATGAAGGAGAAGTTCAGCTACAGAGATGCAATCAGGACTCAGTCCACCAGCAGTGGATTTGGACGGATAGCTGGTTTCTTGTAAACGCAGGCACCTTGAGATGTCTCTCTGCTGCCCACAGTGACCCAGTCCAAACAATTACTTGTACTTCTGGTGACCAATTCATATGGCAGTGCAAAGCTCAACAGCTCATCAGCCTGTCCAATTCCTTGGTATTGAGCGCAGAAGGTGGAAAACTTAGTCTAAATAGGGGTGAACACAACAAGTGGAAGTCTCTGGACGTGGATGATATCTGTCAGGACAAACTGA GATCCAGAAGGCAAAGTGAGACAGATGAATTTGGCTTTGCTGAAACGGAAGGGCCGCCTGCCCCACAGGGAATGTCGGAggcacagatgaggtttttacagtgGTATTACCGCACAGAAGACC CAACAACGTGGAAGTTTGCCATGTTAGCATTTGCTTTTCTgggtcttctgattggctgtatGCTGCTGGTGATGGCCATGATGGCTAGTAG GAACAGGAAACAAATAGCCAAGTACAAAGCATCCATAAAAGttaaagaagtgaattctgaaatGGAGGAGCTGCAGGTCATTATCACTGATAAGGTTACAGAAGTCAAAGAGGAGAAACCCTCTTCCACAACCCCGATGCAGAACAGCCATACAGATTGGGAAGAGTCTTCAGACAATGTTAAAGTCACAGAGGAACTGAGGCCTGGTGAAATTTTGGTGACCTGGAAAGACGGGAACGTGTCAACTCTGTATCCAGAACCTGTACAGGAGGGGGAAGGTGAGGAGGAAGAGGTCCTAAGCTGA